In a single window of the Rhodamnia argentea isolate NSW1041297 chromosome 2, ASM2092103v1, whole genome shotgun sequence genome:
- the LOC115751464 gene encoding uncharacterized protein LOC115751464 isoform X1, producing the protein MNSRPPMEAPPYADHHRHHRRREPPRYAPLPPPPPSHRPHFHEDPDVYIPHGPHPHPRHHHHHHHHHHDHHKSHQLLLPPQPPPPPQPQPLQSHLPSQSSHPLPAPPPPLPPPPLQSPLTFRSFNPVDGDRHPRSVCHHNNNRLSDVRRPEMALVADHHVSSPYVQVDLDRDSLYHVKRDADWISRFRDDCVDGFESRRQDDFSRMRSVIYDGSFRSSVSSTSNIHGLIEDGELFSSERAGLLSEKHRRYSHRQVQSVGLHDLVHETRDHEINDVDSMPFVSGESQVHDSDWGRYNCSTRRSRVDFQEYNVTPKKQVQKKSAFLRLQRPRADRRNGDDERLHSFNNRDENGSGSFRGKGPLVFPDHGMKEKREGRSVELDVSFKSNSLVAKAVVAPTSSLTVPDKDLIPRNKRLKSIDASTSSLVNKPEKSMVNPIRPPEIANCTLKDSKPSEERVVAASDTGSKIINQPFPKGTSRSVGKGKAYKSYCTPVLDQDGLALQSRIMAVSDGKVNKTHSEMNTDSDKVGRSMRDGKGIFFKTGRASGSDSGNIRGIESDNTLANKSPTVKIEKKKKVTKKAVKRVRVVKKIKPHSEMMTSRHLHGNDDHIIADSSGATGFDEGANPSKKDGTAMQMFHDVGANDVSNEMSDLLQTNDVKGTLQGVPLQECGSDPDILETSVPQDIGENCGTSCPIHSAVVEETKTCHTNSDGSTECLHTNSSSFENLSALPSKNTFETGIEKFSPMQENDTARLSYMLGNDIPSLSTLEDMNVHGVSTGNAVPSEREITVSSSDKFLVRSQDPSAGSGLRVLDASDSNSYHKQVAGGDCSKFTGSSTACNPDTSANLDKTITFKDSPSFHDLRQSSSVDLPASFEIHYREGSLSIAAYPIEVLKEHTTKVIDIRQDGFSELDSLSSNPAETYREAVNISCGSASDALDTCINLPVKDFGLQIATIPRVGCLDSGLPSGSPRHDVSHGNESIQELSDAKDLSKKGIDADEYGNPSTYKKRGITSSHPGLSDLGTCQSNDAGLLADSHASCSEMQLSACDSFKQPDVEVATPPMNTLHDSNSSPGWKAKDVSPMKSVDDVSSTANWSVDVALQLQRSVFDSGLLGVGTSSIRNELSLGQLIMEENQKDNFPVKATSDHPDGVLDIEKNRAKKVDLHSVEAQVMGVGEMADCKSSGAHLLTRESGSPLVRKIDSYIHEVEESPSVSMHVPSSADGDGIYNSNSNDEGVDSVLHPVSNTSSPENISNYLAMQIPRWKSSLDEIPPGRLGGKDAQEKENLMVGGGSDVSVVTLSSHSTKVDRMSDHGMETDCIGPEKDVILSSEGLKNTEYSLKNAEPYGLWNQPNRVMQRSFPGRSSFASKNSRTISSANGTTKSNTWHRPSNSSVSLSGKKPVSGILAVKRQLTVDTGELYVRKGNSLVRKPGVETCQSQIRHVTSSAVHRINSSGEDDLKRSMGTGKIDNLNHNGDLLGTGGMSAPLEKPKTSLLPSGHNLPIHTAMSSEDCTFFNSVGPSRDGCFGLRLDSVDCTSSSDQLNNSECALKISEIREDQPCSEKKLERTKELPNESLTTSGLKRITYVKHKSNQLVATTKSCDLPTQVVHNTQVLSSDGYFKRNKNQLIRTSIGTMLKQISAMPEHSRNSEDQGASAVSCGRILNRGLSSKVWTLWGAKLSKSYRDPLHHKKCYQKVLPQLFPWKRATYWRRYMQTTCSLDHKSSSAISRRLMLLRKRDTVYVRSAHGLSLRKSKVLSVGGASLKWSKSIERQSKKANEDATRAVVAAEREKKEQNGSLPVSSRTKSKFRSSRAGERVFRIGSVRYKMDASRRALQRISDDESAYSSVSQAKDDTRKSYVPRRLVIGNNEYVRIGNGNQLIRDPKKRTRLLASEKVRWSLHTARLRLTKKRKYCQFFTRFGKCNKDDGKCPYIHDPSKIAVCTKFINGSCSNKDCKLTHEIIPERMPDCSYFLQGLCTNKNCPYRHVNVNQNYPTCEAFLRGYCPEGNECRKKHSYICPTFEATGRCQQGSKCKLHHPKGRSKGKKRKRSGEKSSLGRYFGSMTIRLSKQGTAAPERVHVEDIDDNSVFSDYISLDVSDDELRESDDPMIFDEIDPLDVRLDDLDEQIKPIRIMDKMLAM; encoded by the exons ttctCACCGTCCTCACTTCCACGAAGACCCCGACGTTTATATCCCCCACGggccccacccccacccccgccaccatcaccaccaccaccaccaccaccacgatcACCACAAGAGCCACCAGCTGCTGCTCCCCCcgcaaccgccgccgccgccgcagccgcaGCCGCTGCAGTCACATCTGCCGTCGCAGTCCTCTCACCCTCTTCCCGCTCCTCCTCCACCCCTACCTCCCCCGCCGCTGCAATCGCCGTTGACCTTTCGGAGCTTCAATCCTGTCGACGGCGATCGCCATCCCCGATCGGTTTGTCACCACAACAACAATCGCCTCAGCGATGTCCGCCGCCCCGAAATGGCGCTTGTGGCTGATCATCACGTTTCGAGTCCGTACGTGCAAGTTGATTTGGATCGGGACTCTCTTTACCACGTTAAGCGCGATGCGGATTGGATTTCTAGATTTAGGGACGACTGCGTTGATGGGTTTGAATCCCGTCGGCAAGATGATTTCTCGCGGATGCGGTCTGTCATTTATGATGGCTCTTTCAGGAGCAGTGTATCAAGTACTTCTAACATTCATGGACTGATTGAGGACGGTGAACTGTTTAGCAGTGAAAGGGCGGGTCTATTGAGTGAAAAACACAGGAGGTATAGTCATAGGCAGGTTCAATCTGTAGGTTTGCATGACTTGGTTCATGAGACTAGGGATCATGAGATTAATGATGTCGATAGTATGCCATTTGTTTCTGGAGAATCACAGGTTCATGATTCTGATTGGGGAAGATATAACTGTAGTACTAGAAGAAGCAGGGTGGATTTTCAGGAATATAATGTCACACCAAAGAAACAGGTGCAGAAAAAGAGTGCTTTTCTGAGGCTTCAAAGGCCAAGAGCTGATCGAAGGAATGGGGACGATGAGAGGCTGCACAGTTTTAATAACCGTGATGAGAATGGTTCTGGTTCCTTTAGAGGTAAAGGGCCGCTTGTGTTTCCTGATCATGGcatgaaagaaaagagagaaggaagatcAGTGGAGCTTGATGTTTCTTTCAAATCCAACTCCTTGGTAGCCAAAGCAGTTGTTGCACCTACAAGTTCATTGACTGTTCCTGACAAAGATTTGATTCCAAGGAATAAGAGATTGAAGAGTATTGATGCCTCGACCAGTTCGCTCGTTAACAAACCTGAAAAGAGCATGGTAAATCCGATCAGACCTCccgagatagccaattgtactTTGAAGGATTCAAAACCGTCAGAAGAGAGAGTTGTTGCAGCATCTGATACGGGGAGTAAGATTATCAATCAACCCTTTCCCAAGGGAACCTCCAGATCGGTTGGTAAGGGAAAGGCGTATAAGTCTTACTGCACTCCAGTTCTAGATCAAGATGGTCTTGCCCTTCAATCTCGAATTATGGCAGTTTCTGATGGAAAAGTTAATAAAACACATTCTGAGATGAATACGGATTCAGATAAAGTTGGTAGAAGTATGAGAGATGGCAAGGGAATCTTTTTCAAGACTGGTAGAGCTTCTGGATCTGATAGTGGTAACATTCGAGGCATAGAAAGCGATAACACTCTTGCCAATAAGTCACCTACCGTAaagattgaaaagaagaaaaaagtcaCGAAGAAAGCGGTTAAGAGAGTCAGAgtagtgaaaaaaattaaacctcATTCGGAGATGATGACTTCCAGGCATCTGCATGGAAATGATGATCATATAATAGCAGATAGTTCTGGTGCGACAGGGTTTGACGAGGGTGCAAATCCTTCAAAAAAAGATGGTACTGCAATGCAAATGTTCCATGATGTTGGAGCAAATGACGTTTCCAATGAAATGTCTGATCTGCTCCAGACAAATGATGTGAAAGGAACATTGCAAGGTGTTCCATTGCAGGAATGTGGCAGTGACCCTGATATTTTGGAAACATCTGTACCTCAAGATATTGGAGAGAATTGTGGCACATCTTGTCCTATCCATTCTGCTGTGGTTGAAGAAACAAAGACATGTCATACCAATTCTGACGGTTCTACGGAGTGCCTGCATACCAATTCAAGTTCCTTTGAGAATCTTTCTGCACTGCCATCTAAAAATACTTTTGAGACTGGTATAGAGAAGTTCAGTCCGATGCAAGAGAATGACACGGCCAGACTATCTTATATGCTGGGCAATGACATTCCAAGTTTGTCAACTTTAGAGGACATGAACGTGCATGGGGTTTCTACAGGAAATGCTGTCCCTTCCGAGAGGGAAATTACTGTCTCAAGTTCTGATAAATTCCTAGTTAGATCTCAAGATCCAAGTGCTGGTTCAGGTTTGAGAGTTCTTGATGCTTCTGATAGTAACTCTTATCATAAACAAGTAGCTGGAGGTGATTGTTCAAAATTTACAGGAAGTAGTACTGCCTGCAATCCTGACACTTCTGCTAATTTAGATAAGACCATTACCTTCAAAGATAGCCCCAGTTTTCATGATTTGAGGCAATCATCTTCAGTAGATCTCCCTGCATCATTTGAGATTCATTACCGCGAAGGGAGTTTATCAATAGCTGCATATCCCATTGAAGTTTTAAAGGAACATACCACAAAGGTAATAGACATTAGACAAGATGGGTTCTCTGAACTAGATTCGCTGAGTTCAAACCCAGCAGAAACCTACAGGGAGGCTGTAAATATATCATGCGGCAGCGCTTCAGATGCTTTAGACACCTGCATAAATCTGCCTGTCAAGGATTTTGGACTCCAAATAGCTACAATCCCTCGTGTTGGATGCCTGGACTCTGGCTTACCCTCTGGTTCACCTAGGCATGATGTTTCACATGGAAATGAATCGATACAGGAACTCTCTGATGCAAAGGATTTAAGTAAGAAGGGGATTGATGCTGATGAATATGGAAATCCATCCACTTATAAAAAGAGAGGGATTACTTCTTCTCATCCTGGTTTATCTGACTTGGGGACATGCCAGAGCAATGATGCGGGTCTGCTGGCTGATAGCCATGCATCTTGCTCAGAGATGCAATTAAGTGCTTGCGACAGTTTTAAACAACCTGATGTAGAGGTTGCAACACCTCCCATGAATACTCTGCATGACTCTAATTCATCCCCAGGCTGGAAAGCGAAGGACGTTTCTCCGATGAAATCTGTGGACGATGTCAGTTCTACTGCAAATTGGTCCGTTGATGTCGCACTCCAACTTCAGCGATCAGTTTTTGATTCTGGATTACTTGGTGTCGGGACATCAAGCATCCGAAATGAACTTTCACTCGGTCAGTTGATAATGGAGGAAAACCAGAAAGATAACTTTCCAGTTAAAGCCACAAGTGATCATCCTGATGGGGTTCTCGATATAGAAAAGAATAGGGCAAAGAAAGTGGATTTACATTCTGTAGAAGCACAAGTGATGGGTGTTGGTGAGATGGCCGACTGTAAATCTTCAGGAGCCCATCTTTTGACTCGGGAATCAGGATCACCTTTAGTCAGGAAAATTGATAGTTACATTCATGAAGTGGAAGAATCACCCTCCGTGTCAATGCATGTGCCGTCATCTGCTGATGGTGATGGGATCTACAATTCTAACTCCAATGATGAAGGGGTAGATTCTGTGCTTCATCCAGTATCTAATACCAGTTCTCCAGAAAATATATCTAATTACTTAGCAATGCAGATTCCCAGGTGGAAATCATCTCTAGACGAAATTCCTCCTGGAAGGCTAGGTGGTAAAGAtgctcaagaaaaagagaaccTCATGGTTGGTGGAGGTTCAGATGTATCTGTCGTTACTTTGTCTTCGCATAGTACCAAAGTTGATCGGATGTCAGATCATGGAATGGAAACGGATTGCATTGGCCCTGAGAAGGATGTAATTTTGTCATCAGAAGGATTGAAAAACACTGAATACAGTCTGAAGAATGCAGAACCATATGGTTTGTGGAATCAACCAAATCGTGTTATGCAGAGATCATTCCCAGGTCGTTCGTCCTTTGCTTCCAAGAATTCAAGGACGATCTCTTCTGCTAATGGTACCACAAAATCAAATACATGGCATCGACCTAGCAATTCATCAGTTTCTCTCTCAGGAAAGAAGCCGGTTTCTGGCATTCTAGCTGTGAAAAGGCAGCTTACGGTAGATACTGGGGAACTTTATGTCCGAAAAGGTAACAGTCTGGTCAGAAAACCAGGTGTAGAAACTTGCCAATCCCAGATCCGTCATGTTACAAGCTCAGCTGTACACAGAATAAATTCATCAGGTGAAGATGACTTAAAGAGGAGCATGGGAACTGGAAAAATCGATAATCTTAATCACAATGGAGATCTGTTAGGAACGGGAGGAATGAGTGCTCCTCTTGAGAAGCCAAAGACATCCCTATTACCAAGTGGTCATAATCTGCCCATTCACACTGCCATGTCTTCTGAGGACTGCACATTTTTCAACTCAGTTGGACCTTCACGTGATGGTTGCTTTGGTCTTAGATTAGATTCTGTGGATTGTACATCAAGCAGTGATCAGCTAAACAACAGCGAGTGTGCATTGAAGATTTCTGAAATTCGTGAAGACCAACCTTGTTCGGAAAAAAAGTTGGAACGCACGAAAGAACTGCCCAATGAAAGTTTGACAACATCTGGTTTGAAGAGGATAACATACGTGAAGCACAAATCTAATCAGTTGGTTGCAACAACAAAATCATGTGATCTGCCCACCCAGGTTGTTCATAACACCCAAGTCTTATCCTCTGATGGCTACTTCAAACGGAATAAAAATCAGCTTATAAGGACTTCAATCGGCACTATGTTGAAGCAGATATCTGCGATGCCTGAACACAGTCGAAATTCAGAGGATCAGGGGGCGTCGGCAGTTTCATGTGGAAGAATCCTTAACAGGGGACTATCTTCTAAAG TGTGGACTCTGTGGGGTGCAAAGCTGTCGAAAAGTTACAGAGATCCATTGCATCATAAAAAATGTTACCAAAAGGTCCTTCCTCAGCTGTTCCCTTGGAAAAGAGCAACATACTGGCGTAGATATATGCAGACAACTTGCAGTCTGGATCATAAATCTTCATCTGCAATCAG TAGAAGATTAATGCTGTTGAGGAAGAGGGATACTGTCTATGTTAGGTCAGCTCATGGCTTGTCACTTAGAAAATCTAAGGTGCTAAGTGTTGGTGGGGCAAGTTTAAAGTGGTCGAAGTCCATTGAAAGGCAATCAAAGAAAGCCAATGAG GATGCAACACGAGCTGTTGTTGCggctgagagagagaaaaaagaacagaatgGTAGTTTACCGGTGTCCTCCAGAACAAAAAGCAAATTTCGTTCGTCAC GAGCAGGAGAGCGCGTATTCCGGATTGGTTCTGTTCGATACAAGATGGATGCTTCAAGGAGGGCACTACAAAGAATTTCAG ATGATGAATCGGCTTACTCGTCTGTTTCCCAAGCAAAAGATGATACTAGGAAATCATATGTGCCGCGGAGATTAGTGATTGGCAACAATGA GTATGTAAGGATTGGAAATGGGAACCAGCTTATTCGAGATCCAAAGAAACGAACTCGGCTTTTGGCAAGTGAGAAAGTGCGGTGGAGTTTGCATACTGCCAGATTGCGGTTGACTAAAAAGCGAAAATACTGTCAGTTTTTTACCAGATTCGGAAAATGCAACAAGGATGATGGAAAATGTCCCTATATTCATGATCCCTCCAAAATCGCCgtttgcacaaaatttataaATGGGTCATGTTCAAATAAGGATTGCAAGTTGACTCATGAG ATCATTCCTGAAAGAATGCCAGATTGTTCTTATTTTCTGCAAG GTTTGTGCACAAACAAAAATTGTCCTTATAGGCATGTGAATGTCAATCAGAATTATCCTACATGCGAAGCATTTCTTAGGGGCTATTGTCCTGAGGGGAATGAG TGTCGGAAGAAGCACAGCTACATATGCCCAACTTTTGAAGCAACTGGCAGATGTCAGCAAGGATCCAAATGCAAGCTTCACCACCCGAAAGGCCGTagtaagggaaagaaaagaaaacgatcGGGTGAAAAGAGCAGTTTAGGTCGTTACTTTGGGTCCATGACCATCAGATTGTCTAAGCAAGGAACAGCAGCTCCTGAAAGGGTTCATGTGGAAGATATTGATGACAATTCTGTCTTTTCTGATTATATCAGCCTTGATGTTAGTGATGACGAATTGAGAGAAAGCGATGACCCCATGATATTTGATGAAATTGATCCTTTGGATGTACGACTGGATGATCTGGATGAGCAAATCAAGCCAATACGCATCATGGACAAGATGCTGGCAATGTGA